Proteins from a genomic interval of Niabella soli DSM 19437:
- a CDS encoding Ldh family oxidoreductase, with protein MQDTNYSLQQLLDFTVQIFKAMGCPDADAQTAAIVLLQADLRGVDSHGVARLSGYVRLWEAKRVNATPDIKVIHETPSTAVVDGDSGLGLVVAPFAMQLAIEKARNVGTGWVSVQNSNHYGIAAAHAMKALEHDMVGISMTNASPLVAPTFSTAKMLGTNPICVAAPAGEQPAFVADLATTTAANGKLEILQRKNEEAPLGWVQDSEGHPATDANILKKGGALLPLGGDREHGSHKGYALGAVVDIFSALLSGANYAPWVPPFPAYVPMPAKQPGKGIGHFFGAMRVDAFRTVEAYKHDMDDWIEGFRKAATVKGQDKVLIPGDPEREAEVERRASGIPLLPAVADDLKALGEKMGVPF; from the coding sequence ATGCAGGATACAAACTACTCACTTCAACAGTTACTCGATTTTACGGTACAGATATTTAAAGCAATGGGCTGCCCGGATGCAGATGCTCAAACGGCGGCAATAGTTTTATTGCAGGCTGATCTGCGCGGTGTGGACTCGCACGGCGTAGCACGACTTTCGGGCTATGTGCGTTTATGGGAAGCCAAACGCGTTAATGCAACGCCTGATATAAAAGTAATTCATGAAACCCCATCAACAGCCGTGGTGGATGGAGACAGCGGCCTGGGCCTGGTAGTGGCGCCTTTCGCTATGCAATTGGCCATTGAAAAAGCCCGTAACGTGGGCACCGGCTGGGTCAGCGTGCAAAATAGTAATCACTACGGCATTGCCGCTGCCCATGCCATGAAGGCATTGGAGCATGATATGGTCGGTATTTCTATGACCAATGCCAGCCCGCTGGTTGCGCCCACTTTTTCTACAGCAAAAATGTTGGGTACCAACCCCATTTGTGTGGCGGCCCCGGCGGGGGAGCAGCCGGCCTTTGTTGCTGACCTGGCAACTACAACTGCCGCCAATGGCAAACTGGAAATATTGCAACGAAAAAACGAGGAGGCGCCGTTAGGCTGGGTGCAGGACAGTGAAGGTCACCCGGCCACCGACGCCAATATTTTAAAGAAGGGTGGTGCTTTGTTACCGCTGGGCGGTGATCGGGAGCATGGAAGTCATAAAGGGTATGCACTAGGTGCAGTGGTGGATATTTTCTCTGCGCTGCTAAGCGGGGCCAATTATGCGCCCTGGGTGCCGCCGTTTCCCGCCTATGTGCCCATGCCGGCAAAACAGCCCGGTAAAGGCATCGGGCATTTTTTTGGTGCCATGCGGGTAGATGCTTTCAGAACAGTGGAGGCTTATAAGCATGATATGGATGATTGGATCGAAGGTTTCCGCAAGGCGGCAACAGTCAAGGGACAGGATAAAGTACTCATTCCCGGAGATCCTGAAAGGGAGGCTGAAGTGGAAAGAAGAGCAAGTGGAATACCGCTGCTACCTGCTGTGGCAGATGATTTAAAGGCGCTAGGGGAGAAAATGGGAGTGCCTTTTTAA
- a CDS encoding aspartate kinase, which produces MKVMKFGGTSVGKPERMKHIASLLQTETEPAIVVLSALSGTTNALVEIGNAIASGDRHSAQQFINNLTEHYNKFIKELFSKEASLATAQAIVDEHFEFLNIILKISFSESLSKDILAQGELLSTKIFSVYLEEIGESYALLPALEFMSIDENDEPQIGSIRIKLKQLLDQHKEKKILVTQGYICRNARGEVDNLKRGGSDYSASLIAAAISASVCEIWTDIDGMHNNDPRVVGTTRPVEQLSFEEAAELAYFGAKILHPASIWPAQQYKIPVKLLNTMQPEAKGTLITQEPGGHGVKAVAAKDNIYAVRIKSSRMLLAYGFLRKVFEVFEKYKTAIDMITTSEVAVSLTIDNADHLDQIIKELEVLGTVTVDKDQTIVSVVGYNINETEEIIKKLFGSIRSVPIRMVSYGGSPHNISLLVSADEKVHLLKQLNKGMFGLE; this is translated from the coding sequence ATGAAGGTAATGAAATTTGGGGGTACCAGTGTTGGTAAACCAGAACGGATGAAACATATTGCATCGCTTTTACAAACCGAAACGGAACCTGCTATTGTAGTACTTTCGGCATTATCCGGAACCACCAATGCACTGGTGGAGATCGGCAATGCCATTGCCAGCGGCGACCGGCACAGCGCACAGCAATTTATTAATAACCTCACCGAACATTATAATAAATTCATAAAGGAATTATTCTCAAAAGAGGCTTCTCTGGCGACAGCACAGGCTATTGTTGACGAGCATTTCGAATTTCTAAATATCATATTAAAAATATCGTTTAGCGAGTCATTGAGTAAAGACATCCTTGCGCAGGGGGAATTGCTCTCCACCAAAATATTTTCCGTTTACCTGGAAGAGATCGGTGAATCTTATGCGCTGCTGCCGGCATTGGAATTTATGAGCATCGATGAGAATGATGAACCCCAGATCGGCAGCATTCGCATCAAGCTGAAACAGTTGCTGGATCAACATAAAGAGAAAAAGATATTAGTAACCCAGGGATACATCTGCCGGAACGCCAGGGGCGAAGTGGATAACCTGAAAAGGGGCGGAAGCGATTATTCTGCATCGTTGATCGCAGCGGCTATCAGTGCCTCCGTGTGCGAGATATGGACGGATATTGATGGCATGCACAACAACGATCCCCGGGTGGTGGGCACTACCCGGCCGGTAGAACAGTTAAGCTTTGAAGAGGCCGCGGAGCTGGCTTATTTTGGAGCCAAGATCCTGCATCCGGCATCCATCTGGCCCGCGCAGCAATATAAGATCCCCGTGAAATTGCTGAACACGATGCAACCCGAGGCAAAGGGGACCCTTATTACCCAGGAACCGGGTGGGCATGGGGTAAAAGCCGTTGCGGCAAAAGATAATATTTATGCGGTGCGCATAAAAAGCAGCCGCATGTTACTGGCCTACGGCTTCCTGAGAAAAGTGTTTGAAGTATTTGAAAAATATAAGACAGCTATTGATATGATCACTACCTCCGAAGTAGCTGTTTCCTTAACCATCGATAATGCAGATCACCTGGACCAGATCATAAAAGAACTGGAAGTGCTGGGCACCGTTACGGTGGATAAAGATCAGACCATCGTTTCAGTGGTAGGATATAATATCAATGAAACCGAGGAGATCATTAAAAAGCTTTTTGGCTCCATACGCAGCGTGCCCATCCGTATGGTTTCCTACGGTGGCAGCCCGCACAACATTTCCCTGCTGGTGAGTGCTGATGAAAAAGTGCACCTGCTGAAGCAGCTGAATAAGGGGATGTTTGGGTTGGAATAA
- a CDS encoding alpha/beta fold hydrolase, translating to MRTIYCIPGFGVDERIFSNLHIDNAILQCINWLDPLKGESFHSYAMRMADLMVTDTPLTIIGISFGGMVAQEIARFRKVKQIILISSVKSRSEMPLYMRVAGALKLNKLFPVKVVQRSDRIYKIANRRLGAYTPEEQEFANVYRKTANLNYIHWSFDKILNWRNLNGTATAITHIHGSKDQVLPIKYIKADYVIEGGTHMMAWNRAEEISRIINKVTGSDGRYL from the coding sequence ATGCGTACCATCTATTGCATACCCGGCTTTGGGGTTGATGAACGGATTTTTAGCAACCTGCATATTGACAATGCAATCCTGCAATGTATCAATTGGCTGGATCCTTTAAAAGGGGAAAGCTTTCATTCTTATGCGATGCGAATGGCCGATCTGATGGTAACAGATACGCCTTTAACCATCATCGGTATTTCCTTTGGCGGGATGGTAGCGCAGGAGATCGCCCGGTTCCGGAAGGTAAAACAGATCATCCTCATCTCCAGCGTTAAATCCCGCAGCGAAATGCCGTTGTATATGCGCGTTGCCGGTGCGCTGAAGCTGAACAAACTCTTTCCTGTAAAAGTGGTACAACGAAGCGACCGGATATATAAGATAGCCAATCGCAGGCTGGGCGCATACACGCCCGAAGAACAGGAGTTTGCAAACGTCTATCGTAAAACCGCAAACCTGAATTACATCCACTGGTCCTTTGATAAGATCCTTAACTGGAGGAATCTAAATGGGACCGCAACGGCCATCACTCATATTCACGGAAGCAAAGATCAGGTGTTACCTATAAAGTATATTAAAGCCGATTATGTGATTGAAGGCGGCACGCATATGATGGCCTGGAACCGTGCGGAAGAAATAAGCAGGATTATTAATAAAGTGACGGGGAGTGATGGAAGATACCTGTGA